One Glycine max cultivar Williams 82 chromosome 6, Glycine_max_v4.0, whole genome shotgun sequence DNA segment encodes these proteins:
- the LOC100787620 gene encoding alpha/beta hydrolase domain-containing protein 17A isoform X2: MCIHLVLDSVSNKIVSIFETILYRPSPDRINLKSSPNKENYKRYDYSGYGQSSGKPSEHNTYADIEAAYKYLEENYGVKQEDIILYGQSVGSGPTLDLASRLPRLRAVVLHSPILSGLRVMYPVKRTYWFDIYKNIDKIPLVKCPVLVIHGTADEVVDCSHGKQLWELCQQKYEPLWLKGGNHCNLELYPEYLRHLRKFISSVEKPPSQRVSFRRSIDSRVEQSRGSTDCFETPRKSTDQRDKPRKSTDRTDKLKFHEFKFNNTEKLEKIRVQFDQMERSRRSVEYNDKSRSIEFQDKSRRSVDVQFERPRKSIDWLDRIRAS; encoded by the exons ATGTGCATACATTTAGTGTTAGACAGTGTCTCGAACAAAATTGTCTCAATATTTGAGACTATACTTTATAGACCCTCCCCTGATAGAATTAATCTAAAGAGCAGCCccaataaagaaaattataaaag ATATGATTACTCTGGCTACGGACAGTCATCAGGGAAG CCTAGTGAACATAATACTTATGCTGATATTGAAGCTGCATATAAGTATCTGGAAGAGAACTATGGTGTTAAGCAGGAAGACATCATCCTTTATGGTCAATCTGTTGGAAGTGGTCCTACTTTGGATCTTGCTTCTCGTTTACCCCGTCTAAGGGCTGTTGTTCTCCACAGTCCTATACTATCAGGGCTGAGAGTCATGTACCCTGTGAAACGGACATACTGGTTTGACATTTAtaag AACATTGATAAAATTCCATTGGTGAAGTGTCCAGTGCTAGTAATTCAT GGAACTGCTGATGAGGTTGTTGATTGCTCTCATGGCAAGCAGTTGTGGGAGCTATGTCAACAAAAATATGAACCTTTGTGGCTCAAAGGAGGAAATCACTGTAATTTAGAACTCTATCCTGAATACCTTCGACATCTCAGAAAATTCATATCCTCGGTAGAGAAGCCACCATCACAAAGAGTGAGTTTCAGGAGAAGCATAGACAGCAGAGTTGAACAATCCAGAGGAAGTACTGATTGCTTTGAAACACCGAGGAAGAGCACTGATCAGAGGGACAAACCAAGGAAAAGTACTGATAGGACAGATAAACTGAAATTTcatgaattcaaattcaataatACAGAAAAGTTAGAGAAGATAAGAGTCCAATTTGATCAGATGGAGAGATCACGAAGAAGCGTAGAGTATAATGATAAATCAAGAAGCATTGAGTTCCAAGATAAATCCAGGAGAAGTGTTGATGTTCAGTTTGAGAGGCCACGGAAGAGCATTGATTGGCTGGATAGAATTCGAGCTAGCTGA
- the LOC100787620 gene encoding alpha/beta hydrolase domain-containing protein 17C isoform X1 codes for MGGVTSSMAAKLAFFPPSPASYKVLKEEATGLLLMEPFPHRENVEILRFPNRRGTEIVAMYVRHPMAKSTLLYSHGNAADIGQMYELFVELSIHLRVNLMGYDYSGYGQSSGKPSEHNTYADIEAAYKYLEENYGVKQEDIILYGQSVGSGPTLDLASRLPRLRAVVLHSPILSGLRVMYPVKRTYWFDIYKNIDKIPLVKCPVLVIHGTADEVVDCSHGKQLWELCQQKYEPLWLKGGNHCNLELYPEYLRHLRKFISSVEKPPSQRVSFRRSIDSRVEQSRGSTDCFETPRKSTDQRDKPRKSTDRTDKLKFHEFKFNNTEKLEKIRVQFDQMERSRRSVEYNDKSRSIEFQDKSRRSVDVQFERPRKSIDWLDRIRAS; via the exons atgGGTGGCGTGACCTCTTCAATGGCGGCGAAGCTGGCGTTCTTCCCTCCGTCCCCGGCGTCCTACAAGGTGCTGAAGGAGGAGGCGACGGGGCTGCTGCTCATGGAGCCGTTCCCGCACCGCGAGAACGTGGAGATTCTTCGGTTCCCGAACCGCCGCGGCACGGAGATCGTGGCCATGTACGTGCGGCACCCCATGGCCAAATCCACCTTGCTCTACTCGCACGGGAACGCCGCCGACATTGGCCAGATGTACGAGCTCTTCGTCGAGCTCAGCATCCACCTCCGCGTTAATCTCATGGg ATATGATTACTCTGGCTACGGACAGTCATCAGGGAAG CCTAGTGAACATAATACTTATGCTGATATTGAAGCTGCATATAAGTATCTGGAAGAGAACTATGGTGTTAAGCAGGAAGACATCATCCTTTATGGTCAATCTGTTGGAAGTGGTCCTACTTTGGATCTTGCTTCTCGTTTACCCCGTCTAAGGGCTGTTGTTCTCCACAGTCCTATACTATCAGGGCTGAGAGTCATGTACCCTGTGAAACGGACATACTGGTTTGACATTTAtaag AACATTGATAAAATTCCATTGGTGAAGTGTCCAGTGCTAGTAATTCAT GGAACTGCTGATGAGGTTGTTGATTGCTCTCATGGCAAGCAGTTGTGGGAGCTATGTCAACAAAAATATGAACCTTTGTGGCTCAAAGGAGGAAATCACTGTAATTTAGAACTCTATCCTGAATACCTTCGACATCTCAGAAAATTCATATCCTCGGTAGAGAAGCCACCATCACAAAGAGTGAGTTTCAGGAGAAGCATAGACAGCAGAGTTGAACAATCCAGAGGAAGTACTGATTGCTTTGAAACACCGAGGAAGAGCACTGATCAGAGGGACAAACCAAGGAAAAGTACTGATAGGACAGATAAACTGAAATTTcatgaattcaaattcaataatACAGAAAAGTTAGAGAAGATAAGAGTCCAATTTGATCAGATGGAGAGATCACGAAGAAGCGTAGAGTATAATGATAAATCAAGAAGCATTGAGTTCCAAGATAAATCCAGGAGAAGTGTTGATGTTCAGTTTGAGAGGCCACGGAAGAGCATTGATTGGCTGGATAGAATTCGAGCTAGCTGA
- the LOC102662487 gene encoding uncharacterized protein: MGSSGTRMVVVLMVLLPLMTTTSVVATPSSIEHCLRLLLNPAPPPPKRSPPTFDLGRIVCRDAFRAISHSLQETGKLPLAYLSALCNIFQDNEEKVERYVTRTFRSYDSRTLIAGRHCATIRKRHHAKAKPPSLSFFSRL; encoded by the coding sequence ATGGGGTCTTCAGGAACTAGAATGGTTGTTGTTCTGATGGTTCTTTTGCCTCTGATGACAACAACAAGTGTGGTTGCCACACCGAGCAGCATAGAACACTGCCTGAGGCTGCTTTTGAATCCAGCTCCTCCACCACCAAAACGCTCTCCTCCAACCTTTGATTTGGGTCGCATCGTATGCAGAGACGCCTTTCGCGCCATTAGCCATTCCCTGCAAGAAACTGGGAAATTGCCCTTGGCTTACTTGAGTGCCCTTTGCAACATCTTTCAAGACAATGAAGAAAAAGTTGAGCGTTACGTGACTCGCACGTTTAGATCCTACGATTCTCGCACGCTCATCGCGGGTCGCCATTGTGCCACCATCCGCAAGAGGCATCACGCCAAGGCCAAGCCACCCTCCTTGTCTTTTTTTTCTAGACTTTAG